The following nucleotide sequence is from uncultured Draconibacterium sp..
TCAGTTTTGAAAATTCGTTAATTAGCTGATATTTGAAGGTACTAACTGTTTGTTTGACATGAATTTAACCGGATACCACGAAGCAATAAAACCAATAATTAAAACTGCGACAAAGGCCAAAATGATGTCGGTAAAAATGATATGAACCGGGTAGGCTGAAATTACGAAAGAACCACCGGCTCCGGGCAATTTAACCATCTCGAAAGTAATTTGAAGCCAGCACACAAATACACCCAGAATAGTGCCTAAAACACCTCCTGCTAACGAAATTAACCAGCCTTCGTACAGAAAGATCCGGTTGATTTGTTTTAAAGGAAGGCCCATGCTATCGAGAATTGAGATGTCCTCTTTTTTATCAATGTATAACATCGTGAGGTTGCCGATCATATTTCCGGAAGCCAGTAGCAGGATAAAAACAAGTATAAAATACACCGCCCATTTTTCCGATTTCATGGTTTTAAAAACCAGGTCGTGTTGCTGTTCTTTGTTTTTCACGTGGAACGAGGGACCCACAATTTCTACCAGTTGTTCCTGAATATCATCAACATAGGCCCCATCGGCAAGGGCCAATTCAATTGCAGAAATGTCGTTTCCGCTGTCAAAAAGCTGTGTTGCGAACTCTTTCGATACCAGCATGTACTTGGAATCTACATCTTCGAGCACGGCAAAAACTGCCGACGGGTACAGAGAGTCGTGGTTAAAAACCCGTGAAGGGTTTAGCGAAACCTGTTTTCCCTTTTTGGGCACATAAACATGCAACGGATCAAGGAAAGAAACACCCACGCCAAGATTATTGGCTATTCCGCGGCCTACAACAGCGTAATCAATCCCGTCTTTTTTCAGGTAATATTCACCTTCAATCAATAGTTTATCAATATTGGTATAATCGGGATAATTATCAGGTACACCTTTAATGGTAGCCGGAAATTGTCGTTTTCCATACCGAAGCATCGCAACCTCTTCAATAATTTCAGCGTATGAAACTACATCAGGCAAAGATTTAATATTTTCAATATCAATGGTTTGTGGGTTAAACATTTTTCCTTCTACCGAAGTAATTTTTATATCCGGATCAAAGTCGCTATAAAACATACCAATCAGGTCGGTAAAACCATTCAACACCGAAACGATGATAATAATAGCCATTGTACCCACCACAATTCCGGCCATCGAAATCCATGATATTATGTTAATAATGTTCTGTTTCTTTTTCGAGAACAGGTAACGTTTTGCTATGAAAAATGGTAAGTTCAAACGCCGGTGTTTTGTTTGAAAACGAAAAGTTTAGGAAACTATTTTTTCAGCAGTTGATCAATATTGTCGATGTAATCAAGACTGTCGTCAATATAGAAGTCGAGTTCAGGAATTACGCGCAGGCTTTTTCCTGTTTTTCGGCCAAGCTCGCCACGTAATTGTTTACCCGAAAGTTTTATTTCTTTCAAAATATCTGCAGCAAATTCCGACGGGAAAATACTTAAGTGAATACGTGCTATTCCGAGATCTTTTGTAACCCGAACGTTTGTTACACTAATGAGTTTGCCCGGGAAGCGTTCTTTATTCATTTTTAAAAGAATATCGGCCATTTCGCGTTGAATTAGCCTCGAGATTTTATTCTGTCTTGTGCTGTATTGTTCCATTGTTACTGATTATAAGCCACAAAATTACGCAAAAACCTTGGAAAAAGGGCAGAAATCAGTTAAACAGCGATTCTTTAAAGGCATTTCGCAGGCTCTCGTTGGGTTTTATGATGTTGTAGTTTTCCCAAAATTTCTGATCATACGTTCCCAGAACTTCCACAAAAATATCGTTTCGGTTAAAGCGTTCGTCTTTGTTAAAACGTTTTAAATCGGTTGGTTCAATGTTGGTTATTAACAAGTCAGATACGCTGTGAAATGTTGAATTCAGCTTGTCGCGTTTGCTGCGAACTTTAAATTTTACCGATGCTTTTGCCGATGCAAGGTGCCATTTTCCCTGATACTGCCGATAGTTAACCTGGTAATAAACATAGGTAGGGCGTGCTTTCACTTTGCGGGGTTTCTTTTTAATCATAACCTCCTCTGCCTGTTTTAATCCAATTTTGTTTAAATGATAACTGGCATGAACCAGCGCAAATGTTTCACGATGAACATACATTTCACCTTCAAAAGGTGGGTAAAAGTCGTTAGTTTTCGGTTCAAACTTTACCACATAAACCGGCTGGTTTTCATACCGGATAACATCACTAATCTGGTAGGAATAAGCATATTCATATTCCGGATTGATAAATGTTTCAACCGTTTTCACTGCATCCAATTCGGTGATTGTAAATGGTCCGCCCATTAGTTTAAAATTAAGCCATTTGAAGGGTTGAACATCACGGCTTTTGCGTCCTTTTAGCAAGCGTACCAAATCGCCACGCGTGGTGCCTATGTATGGTGCTTTTAATACTTCCATTACCGCCTCAGAAACACTTATATAATTTTTATCCTGTTTAACAGTTTCGCGATAAAAAGCAGTCATTAGTTTTGTTGAAGGCGTATAATTTTTGGAATAATTTTCCCGCATATTCCTCAACAGTTTTTCGGGTGTAACAGCCGTAACTTTAACTTCTTTTATTTTTATTGACGCCGGTTCGAGGATAAAAAGATCTTCATCGAGCAACTGATTGGCCGGCAACAGTTTTTGCTCGTATCCCATACACGAAATAATAATCGTATCGCGGATGTATGATGGATGAACTTTTAGCAAAAACTCGCCATCGGTATTACTGATTGTACCAATTGGTTTTTTTTGGATTGAAACAGAAGCAAAAGGAATGGGGCGGTCTTTGCGGCTTTCGATTAATTTACCCGACAAGAAAAAATATTTTACGGGAACTGAATCTTGTTTGACAGATACAACTTTTTCGTCTGTTTTACGGGTTATAATAATTTGATTTTGTAATTCGCTAAAACGATATTGAGAAGCATCGAAAAGCTCATTAAGAATAGTATAAAGTGATTTGTTTTGTGCAGCAATACTAACTTTTTGTGTTGGATTGAGAATGCTTGCATCGTATGAAAAAAATACGTTTGCCTGCCAACTGATCTGTTCTAAAACAAAATCGAGCGACTGATCGGTTTGATAAATACTAATGCGACGCTCGAAAACAGAGCCATCCTGTTGCTGGCCTTTTGCAGTAAAAGATAGCAACAGGATGGTTAATATGATCAGCTGTTTTGCCGTGTTCATTAAAACATCTTTTTCAAATGAAAGGAAGTTTTAAATTCTTCGCCGTCTCGTAATACAGTGAGTTTAATTTTTTTGTCTTCGCGGCTTTGAAGCAACAAGTTAATATCATTCAATTCAAGCGACTGGTGATTACTGCTGTTGATGCGAATAATCTGGTCGTTTTCCTGCAATCCTGCGATATGTGCAGGCGAGTTTTCACGAATATCGGCAATGGTGAAAATGGGCAGGCCAGGCATCGGGTTGGTAACTTCCATTCCACTCATATTGTAATTAAAGTCTTCTTTAATTTTATGATTAGGGCGCAAAGTTAAGCGGTTGTTTCGGTAATCGATTGTTACATAAAAACGCCTTAAAATTTCTGCGCCAATGGTTCCGTTTCTGTCGTTCACCGAAATCAGGCTGTCGATGTGTTTTGAGTTCGGGAAAGCTACAATTGGTTTTGTCAACAGAAGTGGCCCTACCCAAATGGCATCAATACGTCCTTTTGTTCCGTAAAGGTCGCCATTTAAACCACGACCCAAAAATGTTTCAACATGTTGCTGTGGAAGATTGATACGTTCATCTGATTTTTCGGATAACCAAAGTGCATCGCTGGCTCCGGTGTCAACCAAAAGTTTTACCGGAACCTCTTTCATTTCGTCGGTAACAATTGTAGTGCGAACAAATGGCTTGTTTCCATCAAAATGCAAGGGCATAATAATGTCTTTATTGCGGTCGCGATACTTGTAATATTCGGGTTTGTACAAGGTTAGCTTTTCATTCAGGTAATCAACTTTTACAATGTAATCCTTAAACAGGTTGAAGCCAATTAAACCGTGAACCGGAATTCCGAGCATATGCGAAATCTGGAAGTTCTCGTCGATAATCATTTGTACTTCCTGATTACGTGCTGTTAAACCGTCAATTTGCATGGTATTGTTCCCCGATCGGTAAGCTGTCAGCGATTCTCCTTCTCCAAGCCCTTTCACCTGAACCGGCATCATATAATTCAAATTCAGCTTGTTAATAAAGGGTAACTCGGTAATAATGGGGTAACGAACGCCGGTATCGAGAATAAAATTCAACGTATCCGAATCGTTAATATTTACCGGAATGATGATTAAGTTACTTGCTGATTTAAAATTGATGGTAATGTGTTTATCGCGCGGATTATCGAACAAAAAACCACGGTTACTGCCGGCAAATTGCTGCGTTACATTTTCGTATTCCATACTTTCATCAATAGGAACGTAATCGCGCACTACCAGCAGGTTGTCTTCAATTTCAAAAAGCAGGTAAAAATCCTTCATCAGTTTATCGAGCACATATTTTATGGGCTTATTCGATACGTTTAAACTGATTTTTTTGTCGGCAACAATATCTGCGTTGTACGAGTAATCAATGTCCAGGTATTTACAGATTTTTTCAATAACATCTGAAAGTGGCTCGTCTTCAGCATAAATACTGATGTTTTGATCGAGCGCCTGGCTCTTTGTATCCTGGGCAAAACTGGTGTTAGGTACCACTAACAAAGCCAGCAAGGCCATGAGGACGATAAGTTTTATTTTATTCCATTTTATTGGTTTCATGACTTTAAAGCTTTACTGTTTGTTTGTACGGCTCATCAAAGTGTAATGTTTGCCTTCAACCGATAAATTCAGATCAAATGTGAGCCGAATTACATTCAAAACGAAATCAACCGGTTTCTGATCAAAATGACCTTCGTATAAGAGGTCGTTTAGCTCCGGTTCCATCACGTCGATATCAATGTGGTAAGCTTTTTCAAGACAATCCACCACTTCGTGTAACGGAACAGTGTTGAAAATGAGGTCGTGTGTTTTCCAGGCCAGAAAATTCGGATCGCTGTTCACTGTTTTCATCAAATCAAGATTCGATACATGCAGCGTTCCTTTTTCGCCGGGAGACAGAAATACCTCGCGGCTTTCCAGTTCAGGATTGTCGTTTTTGCTGATTACCTGAACTTTACCTGTTTCAACAATAACCTCAACAGTTTCTGCGTCCGGGTATGCACTAACGTTAAAAGAGGTACCTAAAACTTTAACCTGTGCATTGCCGGCATTAATTACAAACGGTTTTTCGGGATTACGCTGAACATCGAAAAATGCTTCGCCAATGATGGTAACTTCGCGGATGTCGCCTTTAAACTTTTTCGGAAACAGCAGTTTCGAGTTGTTGTTTAAAGTAACCACCGAACCATCGGGTAAAACATATTCGTTCAGCACCTGATCTTTGGCCGAGATCGTTTCGCTGTAATAAGCCTTGTCCGGGTTGCGGAAACCAAGGTAATATGCAACTGAACCCAATAAAAGCGCGATAACAACTATTGCAGCATATTTATAAAATTGTGCAATAACCTCCTTTCTTCTTTTTTGTAGCTGAATAGTACGAGCTTTAGCAGGGCGTAATTGTGTATGTACATTTTTCCAGGCCGCTTCGTTATCGAATTTTTTTGCCTGGTAATAGGAATCTACTTTGTTGAGCATGTTTTTATACTGCTCAAACTCCGCCTGGTTTTTATCAGATTGATTCAACCAAGCCTCCACCTCGTCATTTTCCTGCGAGCTGGTTTCCTTATTCAAATATTTGGTAACCAGTTCCCAATCAAAATTTTCTATGTTCTCCATTTTTCCCATCTCGTTTTAATGACAATACACAATTAATTTACCCCTAAGCTTTTTTCGTTTTGCTAATAAAAAAGTAGAAGATGAAGGTGTTATATTTTTTTAATTTTTCTCGTAATAATTTGATTGCCAAACTCATTTGTGCCTCAACTGTTTTAATTGAAATATTTAATTTTTCAGCAATTTCGCGGTATTTTAATCCTTCTTCGCGGCTTAATCTGAATATTTCGCGACGTTTTTCCGGCAGTTCTTCAATGCTTTTGGCAATGTCGGCAGCCAGGTCAACTTCAATATAATCGTTGTTAAAACTGTTTGTTTCCGATTCGGCAATCACTTTTTGTGCGTGCTGTAATTTTATATTATTATGTTTAATATGGTTTAGGCAAAGATTTTTTACCGAGCGGAAGAGGTAGTTTTTTAGCGACGATTCCACTGAAAGTTCAATACGGCGTTCCCAGAACTTCACAAAAAAATCCTGAACAATTTCTTCGGCAGCCACATCGTCTTCAATAATTTTAGTGGCAAAGTTACACAGGTAGCCGTAATACATTTTAAATAGCTTTTCAAATGCTTTCTCATCGCCCTGCTGAATAGTTTCGAATAGTCTGTTTTCTTCGAATGAGTTCATGTACAAATAGTTCTATCGGTAGTTGCTAAGGTATGAAAAAGAAATTCTTCGCAAAAGATTAAAATTATGTTTAAAAAATTTTTATCATTTTGTGCTTTGCTTTAAGCTGCTATTTTTGTTGACCTTAATTATCGATAAAACTAGCATGGAAAAGAAAGTAAAAGTAAAGTTCCCGAAAGCATTTTGGGTAGCTAATGCAGTGGAATTATTAGAGCGCGCTGCATATTACGGAGTGTTTATTGTGATAACGCTTTATTTGTCGCGGATATTAGGATTTAACGATTTTCAGGCGGCAATGCTGGCCGGATCGTTTTCTGCAGGACTCTATTTCCTACCGACATTTGCAGGCGCTGTAGCTGATAAAATAGGTTTTAAAAAATCATTGCTCATTGCCTTTGCATTACTTTCTATAGGTTACTTTTCGATGGGCGTACTGCCAACAATGCTCGAATCATCGGGTTTGGTGGAATACACCAAAACCACGCAGTTTAACGGGCTTCGCGAAAGCAATCTGAAATGGATTATCGTACCAATTATGATCGTGATTATGATTGGTGGATCGTTCATAAAATCGTGTATAACCGGAACTGTTGCGCGTGAAACAACCAAGGAAACGCGTGCGCAGGGCTACTCCATATTTTATATGATGGTGAACATTGGCGCTTTCTCGGGTAAAACCATTGTAAAACCATTGCGCGATGCTATGGGTAACGAAGGATTGGTTACATTGAATTACTTTGCAGGAGGAATTACTCTTTTGGCGGTAATTTTGGTGGCTTTGTTTTATAAAGCAAGCCGATCGCAAGAAGAATCAAAGAGTTTTTCTCAGATTTTCGATGCACTGGTTAAAGTGCTTTCAAATGCGCGTTTAATAATACTTATCATCATTATCACCGGCTTTTGGATGGTGCAACACCAGTTGTATGCAACAATGCCAAAATATGTATTGCGGCTAGCAGGAGAGGGGAGTGCTATTTCGTGGTTTGCCAACGTAAATCCACTGGTAGTTTTTCTTACCGTTGGTTTTGTTACACAAATGATGCGCAATAAAACATCATTGTTCTCCATGACTGTTGGGATGTTTATTATGCCTGTTTCGGCACTGTGTATGGCCTCGGGGCATTTAATGGGCAGCGATCCTATTTTAGGTCTTCACCCCGTTGCATTTATGATGATTGTAGGAATTGTTTTTCAGGGACTGGCCGAGACATTTATATCGCCACGCTACCTGGAATATTTTTCGCTGCAGGCACCAAAAGGTGAAGAAGGACTTTATCTAGGCTTTAGCCATTTGCATTCGTTCTTGTCTTCTATCCTTGGTTTTGGCCTTTCGGGCTGGTTACTTACCAAATATTGCCCCGATCCCTTACTGTTTGACACACATGCCGAGTGGGAAGCAGCTTCGGTAAATGCACATTATATCTGGTTCTATTTTGTGGGAATTGCTTCTGTATCAGCTGTTTCTTTGATTGTTTACGGAAAAGTAGTCAAACACATCGACCGTAAGACGCAAATTTCGGAATAATATTTTGCTGATTCGGGTTAAATAATTAGTTTTGCACACCAATTTTCCACAAAGGAAGTTTGCCCGGGTGGCGGAATTGGTAGACGCGCTGGATTCAAAATCCAGTTCTGGCAACGGAGTGCGGGTTCGATTCCCGCCCCGGGTACTTGGTGAAACACCAAAAAACATTAAAAGCGCTTAAAATCAATGATTTAAGCGCTTTTTTTATTGTGCGACCCTAGCAAAAAAGGTCGCATAAAACCATATTAAATGCGACTAAAATGCGACCCTGATATACAAGGAAAGAAGGGTCGCACGAAATCTCGTAACTCGCTGATTCATTTAATTTTATTTGATACAAATTGGTTCTTTTTGCTGTTTTTAGTCAAACTTATTAGACGTAATTTTAAAAACAGATAAAGAGCCTGAATTTTTATAAAATTTATGGATTATGAGGATAAGTATTGGATTTAAATTAAAAAGATCGAAGAAAAGGAATGATGAATCAATTCCTGTTTATGTGAACATTATTT
It contains:
- a CDS encoding FtsX-like permease family protein; protein product: MNLPFFIAKRYLFSKKKQNIINIISWISMAGIVVGTMAIIIIVSVLNGFTDLIGMFYSDFDPDIKITSVEGKMFNPQTIDIENIKSLPDVVSYAEIIEEVAMLRYGKRQFPATIKGVPDNYPDYTNIDKLLIEGEYYLKKDGIDYAVVGRGIANNLGVGVSFLDPLHVYVPKKGKQVSLNPSRVFNHDSLYPSAVFAVLEDVDSKYMLVSKEFATQLFDSGNDISAIELALADGAYVDDIQEQLVEIVGPSFHVKNKEQQHDLVFKTMKSEKWAVYFILVFILLLASGNMIGNLTMLYIDKKEDISILDSMGLPLKQINRIFLYEGWLISLAGGVLGTILGVFVCWLQITFEMVKLPGAGGSFVISAYPVHIIFTDIILAFVAVLIIGFIASWYPVKFMSNKQLVPSNIS
- the rbfA gene encoding 30S ribosome-binding factor RbfA encodes the protein MEQYSTRQNKISRLIQREMADILLKMNKERFPGKLISVTNVRVTKDLGIARIHLSIFPSEFAADILKEIKLSGKQLRGELGRKTGKSLRVIPELDFYIDDSLDYIDNIDQLLKK
- a CDS encoding STN and carboxypeptidase regulatory-like domain-containing protein, with translation MNTAKQLIILTILLLSFTAKGQQQDGSVFERRISIYQTDQSLDFVLEQISWQANVFFSYDASILNPTQKVSIAAQNKSLYTILNELFDASQYRFSELQNQIIITRKTDEKVVSVKQDSVPVKYFFLSGKLIESRKDRPIPFASVSIQKKPIGTISNTDGEFLLKVHPSYIRDTIIISCMGYEQKLLPANQLLDEDLFILEPASIKIKEVKVTAVTPEKLLRNMRENYSKNYTPSTKLMTAFYRETVKQDKNYISVSEAVMEVLKAPYIGTTRGDLVRLLKGRKSRDVQPFKWLNFKLMGGPFTITELDAVKTVETFINPEYEYAYSYQISDVIRYENQPVYVVKFEPKTNDFYPPFEGEMYVHRETFALVHASYHLNKIGLKQAEEVMIKKKPRKVKARPTYVYYQVNYRQYQGKWHLASAKASVKFKVRSKRDKLNSTFHSVSDLLITNIEPTDLKRFNKDERFNRNDIFVEVLGTYDQKFWENYNIIKPNESLRNAFKESLFN
- a CDS encoding aspartyl protease family protein, giving the protein MKPIKWNKIKLIVLMALLALLVVPNTSFAQDTKSQALDQNISIYAEDEPLSDVIEKICKYLDIDYSYNADIVADKKISLNVSNKPIKYVLDKLMKDFYLLFEIEDNLLVVRDYVPIDESMEYENVTQQFAGSNRGFLFDNPRDKHITINFKSASNLIIIPVNINDSDTLNFILDTGVRYPIITELPFINKLNLNYMMPVQVKGLGEGESLTAYRSGNNTMQIDGLTARNQEVQMIIDENFQISHMLGIPVHGLIGFNLFKDYIVKVDYLNEKLTLYKPEYYKYRDRNKDIIMPLHFDGNKPFVRTTIVTDEMKEVPVKLLVDTGASDALWLSEKSDERINLPQQHVETFLGRGLNGDLYGTKGRIDAIWVGPLLLTKPIVAFPNSKHIDSLISVNDRNGTIGAEILRRFYVTIDYRNNRLTLRPNHKIKEDFNYNMSGMEVTNPMPGLPIFTIADIRENSPAHIAGLQENDQIIRINSSNHQSLELNDINLLLQSREDKKIKLTVLRDGEEFKTSFHLKKMF
- a CDS encoding FecR domain-containing protein encodes the protein MENIENFDWELVTKYLNKETSSQENDEVEAWLNQSDKNQAEFEQYKNMLNKVDSYYQAKKFDNEAAWKNVHTQLRPAKARTIQLQKRRKEVIAQFYKYAAIVVIALLLGSVAYYLGFRNPDKAYYSETISAKDQVLNEYVLPDGSVVTLNNNSKLLFPKKFKGDIREVTIIGEAFFDVQRNPEKPFVINAGNAQVKVLGTSFNVSAYPDAETVEVIVETGKVQVISKNDNPELESREVFLSPGEKGTLHVSNLDLMKTVNSDPNFLAWKTHDLIFNTVPLHEVVDCLEKAYHIDIDVMEPELNDLLYEGHFDQKPVDFVLNVIRLTFDLNLSVEGKHYTLMSRTNKQ
- a CDS encoding RNA polymerase sigma-70 factor is translated as MNSFEENRLFETIQQGDEKAFEKLFKMYYGYLCNFATKIIEDDVAAEEIVQDFFVKFWERRIELSVESSLKNYLFRSVKNLCLNHIKHNNIKLQHAQKVIAESETNSFNNDYIEVDLAADIAKSIEELPEKRREIFRLSREEGLKYREIAEKLNISIKTVEAQMSLAIKLLREKLKKYNTFIFYFFISKTKKA
- a CDS encoding MFS transporter, which codes for MEKKVKVKFPKAFWVANAVELLERAAYYGVFIVITLYLSRILGFNDFQAAMLAGSFSAGLYFLPTFAGAVADKIGFKKSLLIAFALLSIGYFSMGVLPTMLESSGLVEYTKTTQFNGLRESNLKWIIVPIMIVIMIGGSFIKSCITGTVARETTKETRAQGYSIFYMMVNIGAFSGKTIVKPLRDAMGNEGLVTLNYFAGGITLLAVILVALFYKASRSQEESKSFSQIFDALVKVLSNARLIILIIIITGFWMVQHQLYATMPKYVLRLAGEGSAISWFANVNPLVVFLTVGFVTQMMRNKTSLFSMTVGMFIMPVSALCMASGHLMGSDPILGLHPVAFMMIVGIVFQGLAETFISPRYLEYFSLQAPKGEEGLYLGFSHLHSFLSSILGFGLSGWLLTKYCPDPLLFDTHAEWEAASVNAHYIWFYFVGIASVSAVSLIVYGKVVKHIDRKTQISE